In Podospora pseudopauciseta strain CBS 411.78 chromosome 3, whole genome shotgun sequence, one genomic interval encodes:
- the JEN1 gene encoding Carboxylic acid transporter (EggNog:ENOG503NXDP; COG:E; COG:G; COG:P), producing MTTPTLNYLTTRLPSLLPKSTHLSDIPNPFRLLASLDRQNWAFFSVAFFAWTWDAFDFFTVSLTLPDLAKSFGRSRTEITWGITLVLMFRTVGAVAFGVVGDRYGRRWGFVVNNGLFVVLELATGFCQTYSQFLACRALFGIAMGGLYGNAAATALEDLPPIARGLMSGLLQQGYAFGYLLSTAFSRALVDTTPYGWRPLFWFGACPPVLIIGLRLLLPETRTYQKLKMERELKHQQQQDEEEGSGQEGGTGTRKKGVTHVFWEQGKQVMRKEWLLLTYMVLLMAGFNFMSHGSQDLYPVLLDTQFLFSRDQGTTIQVIANVGAMLGGTTVGFMSQFAGRRLSILVMCVLGGALLYPYTATDVANQGWGRIAAAAFWEQFAVQGAWGVIPAHLMELSPAKFRTFVVGTSYQLGNLVSSASSTIESTIGERFPLPPETTPDGTVVGQRCEYGKVICIFMGCVYAYVVVLTLLGPECLGRRFDRRDSEALEDTGVVFGEDHEQGFEIFQGAQVEREKRDRKGEEAV from the exons ATgaccacccccaccctcaactacctcaccacccgccTCCCAAGCCTCCTCCCAAAATCAACCCACCTCTCCGACATCCCCAACCCATTCCGTCTATTAGCCTCCCTCGACAGGCAGAACTGGGCTTTTTTCTCGGTGGCATTCTTTGCTTGG ACATGGGACGCCTTCGACTTTTTTACTGTTTCTCTCACCCTTCCCGACCTTGCCAAGTCTTTTGGTCGGTCACGAACGGAGATAACGTGGGGGATTACACTGGTACTGATGTTCAGGACGGTGGGGGCTGTGGCgtttggggttgtgggggatCGGtatgggaggaggtgggggttTGTGGTTAATAAtgggttgtttgttgttttggagttg GCCACCGGCTTTTGCCAAACCTACTCCCAATTCCTCGCCTGCCGCGCCCTTTTTGGAATAGCAATGGGCGGCCTATATGGCAATGCAGCTGCCACTGCCCTTGAAGATCTCCCACCGATCGCCCGCGGGTTGATGTCTGGTCTTCTCCAGCAAGGCTACGCTTTTGGCTatctcctctccaccgccttctCCCGCGCCTTGGTTGACACCACTCCCTATGGTTGGCGCCCATTATTCTGGTTTGGAGCTTGTCCTCCTGTTCTTATTATTGGTTtgcggttgttgctgccagAGACGAGAACATACCAAAAGTTAAAGATGGAGCGAGAGCTcaaacaccagcagcagcaagatgaggaggagggttccGGCCAGGAGGGGGGAACTGGAACGCGCAAGAAGGGGGTGACGCATGTGTTTTGGGAGCAGGGGAAGCAAGTCATGAGAAAGGAATGGTTGTTGCTCACGTACatggtgttgctgatggcAGGGTTCAACTTTATGAGTCATGGCTCGCAGGACTTGTATCCTGTGCTGCTTGACACGCAGTTTTTGTTTTCGAGGGATCAGGGGACGACTATTCAGGTTATTGCCAATGTCGGGGCTATGCTCGGGGGTACGACGGTTGGGTTTATGAGTCAGTTTGCGGGCAGGAGACTGAGTATCTTGGTGATGTGTGTTTTGGGAGGCGCGCTGTTGTATCCGTATACTGCGACTGATGTCGCCAATcagggatgggggaggattGCTGCGGCGGCGTTTTGGGAGCAGTTTGCTGTTCAGGGGGCTTGGGGGGTCATACCCGCTCATTTGATGGAGTTGTCTCCTGCGAAATTCCGGACTTTTGTTGTTGGCACGTCGTATCAGCTGGGTAATCTGGTTAGCTCGGCATCGAGCACGATTGAGAGCACGATTGGGGAGAGGTTTCCACTGCCTCCGGAGACGACACCCGACGGAACAGTGGTTGGACAGAGATGCGAGTATGGGAAGGTCATCTGCATCTTCATGGGTTGCGTCTATGCGtatgtggtggtgctgacgCTGCTGGGGCCGGAATGTCTTGGTAGGAGGTTTGACCGGCGTGATAGTGAGGCTTTGGAGGACACTGGGGTAGTATTTGGGGAGGATCATGAACAGGGTTTTGAGATCTTTCAAGGTGCACAGGTAGAAAGGGAGAAACGTGATCGGAAGGGTGAAGAGGCGGTATGA